The following proteins come from a genomic window of Synechococcus sp. NB0720_010:
- a CDS encoding metallophosphoesterase encodes MTTVSRKARHWVIGDVHGCSGSLESLLAQLPTGDRLIFCGDAINRGPDTPATMERIWGLVENGRAIWLRGNHEQDLIEALRSDQGANKQAGAETRRQLGSDGCALWLKRLEQLPLAYWGEGWVATHAGFNPSTWQPDLRVRMGFWEQYDGRFGDVVIGHTPGPNVRRLPNIVMVDTGACYGGDLSAYCPESREVVSVPGLAHSLQSPSLSPV; translated from the coding sequence ATGACGACCGTCAGTCGCAAAGCCCGCCACTGGGTCATCGGTGATGTGCATGGCTGCTCGGGGTCCCTCGAGAGCCTGCTGGCGCAACTCCCGACGGGAGACCGTCTGATTTTTTGCGGCGACGCCATCAACCGCGGCCCCGACACCCCCGCGACGATGGAGCGCATCTGGGGCCTGGTGGAGAACGGCCGCGCCATCTGGCTGCGGGGCAACCACGAGCAGGATCTGATCGAGGCCCTGCGCAGCGATCAAGGGGCAAACAAACAGGCCGGCGCCGAGACACGCCGTCAACTCGGCAGCGACGGTTGCGCCCTATGGCTCAAACGCCTGGAGCAGCTGCCACTGGCCTACTGGGGCGAAGGTTGGGTGGCCACCCATGCCGGCTTCAACCCCAGCACCTGGCAACCGGACCTACGGGTGCGCATGGGGTTTTGGGAGCAGTACGACGGACGCTTTGGCGATGTGGTGATCGGCCACACCCCCGGCCCGAACGTCCGCCGGCTGCCCAACATCGTCATGGTGGACACCGGCGCCTGCTACGGCGGCGACCTCAGCGCCTACTGCCCCGAGAGCCGCGAGGTGGTGTCAGTTCCGGGTCTTGCCCATAGTCTGCAGTCGCCCAGCCTGAGCCCCGTCTGA
- a CDS encoding exodeoxyribonuclease V subunit gamma, which translates to MLTVYRSNRAELLARVLATNLQLHPPELLEEAQVVVNTWPTSRWLGEQLALANPAGIAANLRFPFPSSLLRQLVNQWMEDAPPQSGPDPWRAQNLVWPLLELLPELLQSPTAQPLRQWLDVRSSGLDRLDQALWQLARAIADAIDDYGLYRPAMLEAWLSEQPQTLPEGLQWQPELLRRLVERLGCLPFGVRARQLIRRLEAGWRPELTSAQPLRLLGLSSLAPVQVELLQALSAVRQVELYMLTPCRDLWQRSGPAALSDPLAADWLLSVPSLEARFGRLGAEFQQLLEGTGESQLGQWQEGDLFFAPATVARHEQREPSLLEQLQEQLVCGEPEADHPLHRDPQDRSLEFHACPGRLRQLQVVRDQILQLLAADPSLEPRDILVMTPQVEAFAPLVPAVFGDAEATGVRLPWRLTDRSQQSEAGIAQGLLTLLQLGGERLTASALENVLCCGPLLAAQQLEAGDAGELTALLQRAGFRWGLDGRDRGGDPSHSLGWAIDRLVLGLVLPDLPGLALGDTAPMALGGSLEQQGRWIGLLRQLLSSLRWFAQARRVPEWVEGLREQLPLLFGDGGSWAWELQTIHAALADWQAVAGESPLELAAPVVADVLAERLSEGSGRFGHRSGALTISALEPMRAIPHRVVVLMGLDAGAFPRQRQRPGFHLMEHRRELGDPNSGDQDRYVLLEALLSARQHLLLSWSCRDERTGETLEASTPVRQWLELLGQQLGSNAVPLREHAANALERSNFLAMAPWPAASCDQRLLQVRQQLEQGELHCQQGLAFSTPPPAPPLPQSTPAEAWSDLQRWIQAPQGLWLEQLGIRPKEFDQPVLDLEALQLGERERASLLRREWDEEPGAASPDWRERERGRGLLPPLAAGALEVEQLEQRWQSLRSCLDLLGEPEQQPAQWQGYAAELSSRGGQLVLVHTAKPRTPQRLQLWLECLLAAAAGLNLRGGSLVGRDRHRFRVLERVEAPAPEQASALLEQLQSWREAHRQNCWALPPETGWAYASAESSKPGQGRGWAKAKEIWEGGYQLRAERDDPVQRVCFGSDLPLGDLLTAELQSLALTLHGPLLERRQEVKP; encoded by the coding sequence TTGCTCACGGTCTACCGCAGCAATCGCGCTGAGCTGCTGGCTCGCGTCCTGGCCACCAACCTGCAATTGCATCCGCCGGAGCTGCTCGAGGAGGCCCAGGTGGTGGTGAACACCTGGCCCACCAGCCGCTGGCTGGGGGAGCAACTGGCCCTGGCCAACCCCGCCGGCATCGCGGCGAACCTGCGCTTCCCCTTCCCCAGCAGCCTGCTGCGGCAGTTAGTCAACCAATGGATGGAGGACGCCCCACCACAGAGCGGCCCCGATCCCTGGCGCGCCCAGAACCTGGTCTGGCCATTACTGGAGTTACTGCCGGAGCTATTGCAAAGCCCAACGGCTCAGCCCCTGCGCCAATGGCTGGACGTTCGCTCCTCCGGACTGGACCGACTCGATCAGGCCCTCTGGCAATTGGCCCGAGCGATTGCCGATGCCATCGACGACTACGGCCTCTATCGCCCGGCAATGCTCGAGGCCTGGCTGAGCGAGCAACCCCAGACGCTGCCGGAGGGGTTGCAGTGGCAGCCGGAGTTACTGCGCCGTTTGGTCGAACGCCTGGGCTGCCTGCCCTTTGGCGTGCGGGCACGGCAGCTGATTCGCCGGCTCGAGGCCGGCTGGAGACCGGAGCTGACCAGCGCGCAACCGCTGCGGCTCCTCGGCTTAAGCAGCCTGGCCCCGGTCCAGGTGGAACTGCTGCAGGCCCTCTCGGCGGTGCGTCAGGTGGAGCTCTACATGCTCACCCCCTGCCGCGATCTCTGGCAGCGCAGCGGCCCGGCGGCCCTGAGTGATCCCCTGGCGGCGGACTGGTTGCTGAGCGTCCCGAGCCTGGAGGCCCGCTTTGGCCGGCTTGGGGCGGAATTTCAGCAGTTGCTCGAGGGAACCGGCGAGAGCCAACTGGGCCAATGGCAGGAGGGAGATCTGTTCTTTGCCCCCGCCACCGTCGCCCGACACGAGCAGCGGGAACCGTCCCTCCTGGAGCAACTGCAAGAGCAGCTGGTCTGCGGCGAACCGGAGGCCGATCACCCCCTGCATCGGGACCCGCAGGATCGCTCCCTGGAATTCCACGCCTGCCCGGGCCGGCTGCGCCAACTCCAGGTGGTGCGCGATCAGATCCTGCAGCTGCTGGCGGCGGACCCCAGCCTCGAGCCGCGGGACATCCTGGTGATGACGCCCCAGGTGGAGGCCTTCGCCCCGCTGGTGCCCGCGGTCTTCGGTGATGCCGAGGCCACCGGGGTGCGCCTGCCCTGGCGTCTGACGGACCGCAGCCAACAGAGCGAGGCGGGGATTGCCCAAGGACTGCTCACCCTGCTGCAACTCGGCGGCGAACGCCTGACGGCCAGCGCCCTGGAGAACGTGCTCTGCTGCGGGCCCCTGCTGGCGGCCCAGCAGCTCGAAGCCGGTGATGCCGGCGAGCTCACGGCCCTGCTGCAGCGGGCGGGGTTCCGCTGGGGACTGGATGGGCGAGACCGGGGCGGGGACCCCAGCCACAGCCTGGGTTGGGCGATCGATCGACTCGTGCTGGGCCTGGTGCTCCCGGATCTCCCGGGCCTCGCCCTCGGGGACACCGCGCCGATGGCCCTGGGCGGCAGCCTCGAGCAGCAGGGCCGCTGGATTGGCCTGTTGCGGCAACTGCTCAGCAGCCTGCGCTGGTTCGCCCAGGCGCGGCGGGTGCCGGAGTGGGTGGAGGGCCTACGGGAGCAGCTGCCCCTGCTCTTTGGCGATGGGGGGAGCTGGGCTTGGGAGCTGCAGACGATCCATGCGGCCCTGGCGGATTGGCAGGCGGTGGCGGGGGAGAGCCCCCTGGAGCTCGCCGCTCCAGTGGTGGCCGATGTCCTGGCGGAGCGCCTGAGCGAGGGCAGCGGCCGCTTTGGGCACCGCTCTGGGGCCCTGACCATCAGCGCCCTGGAGCCGATGCGCGCGATTCCGCACCGGGTGGTGGTGCTGATGGGGCTGGATGCCGGGGCCTTCCCCCGCCAGCGCCAACGGCCCGGCTTCCATCTGATGGAGCACCGCCGCGAGCTGGGCGATCCCAACAGCGGCGACCAGGACCGCTACGTCCTGCTGGAGGCCCTGCTCTCAGCGCGCCAGCACCTGCTGCTCAGTTGGAGCTGCCGCGATGAGCGCACCGGAGAAACCCTGGAAGCCTCGACACCGGTGCGGCAGTGGTTGGAGTTGCTGGGCCAACAGCTCGGCAGCAACGCCGTTCCCCTGCGGGAGCACGCCGCCAATGCCCTGGAACGCAGCAACTTCCTCGCCATGGCTCCCTGGCCGGCGGCGAGTTGCGACCAACGCCTCCTGCAGGTGCGCCAACAGCTCGAGCAGGGCGAGCTCCACTGCCAGCAGGGGCTGGCCTTCAGCACCCCGCCGCCGGCGCCGCCGCTTCCCCAGAGCACTCCCGCTGAGGCCTGGAGCGATCTACAGCGCTGGATCCAGGCCCCCCAGGGCCTCTGGCTGGAGCAACTGGGCATTCGCCCCAAGGAATTCGATCAGCCGGTGCTCGATCTCGAAGCCCTGCAACTGGGGGAGCGGGAGCGCGCCAGCCTGCTGCGCCGCGAATGGGACGAGGAGCCCGGGGCTGCGAGCCCCGATTGGCGCGAACGGGAACGGGGCCGGGGCCTGCTGCCCCCCCTGGCCGCCGGAGCCCTGGAGGTGGAGCAGTTGGAGCAGCGCTGGCAGAGCCTGCGCAGCTGTCTGGATCTGCTGGGGGAACCGGAGCAGCAGCCTGCGCAGTGGCAGGGCTATGCCGCGGAGTTGAGCAGCCGCGGCGGCCAGCTGGTGCTGGTTCACACCGCCAAACCCCGCACCCCCCAACGCCTGCAGCTCTGGCTGGAGTGCCTGCTGGCGGCGGCCGCCGGCCTGAACCTGCGGGGAGGGTCCCTGGTGGGCCGCGACCGCCATCGTTTCCGGGTGCTGGAGCGCGTTGAGGCCCCCGCCCCCGAGCAGGCCAGCGCCCTGCTGGAGCAACTGCAGAGCTGGCGCGAGGCGCACCGTCAGAACTGCTGGGCGCTGCCGCCGGAAACCGGCTGGGCCTACGCCAGCGCCGAGAGCAGCAAACCTGGCCAGGGGCGCGGTTGGGCCAAAGCCAAGGAGATCTGGGAAGGGGGCTATCAACTGCGGGCCGAGCGGGACGATCCGGTGCAGCGGGTCTGTTTTGGCTCGGACCTGCCCCTGGGGGACCTGCTCACAGCGGAGCTGCAGAGCCTGGCCCTGACGCTGCATGGGCCGCTGCTGGAGCGCCGCCAGGAGGTCAAGCCATGA
- a CDS encoding UvrD-helicase domain-containing protein yields the protein MTRAAFDANGFSLAPGIRLLEASAGTGKTFALAHLVLRLLSEGRRPLEVEELLVVTFTDAAAAELRDRIARRLQEALVLLDRANPEADEPLQQWRLALQADQVIAIKGRLLLALERLDRADITTIHGFCRRTLQRHALEAGLGPDVALESQGRERRQELVHDYWQQQVLPLPPHLLAGLQSQQVNPEQLVNLLGSLDGDPALQLAPLPEGWSTDLTLAEQLAPHWSRVWQQFQAEWEARSEDLEEEFAAAAVELKSLGVKYAPYRLKAKPDRLNRVQTWLSQLEAPAGYDALLQQEELKKYFHPGPFTKAAAPAHGDQVSLPQAPLLQAIAAVVEGPAELALLHFCHWGRAELQRRRERSGEISFGQLLEQLDPGPEPREPSPLLQAVSRRYRAALIDEFQDTDPIQWRILKRAFAQEPSRHLLVMVGDPKQAIYRFRGGELQTYRQAAAEADGRFGLFENRRSSTALVAGLNALMQPGLIQSALEVPQVLAKANKGQLECPGNPAPLQLLELDPSQGLEAQVAGLCQDVLSQGLVLNGRPIDPGDLCLLVSRHEQAEALRAALERRQIPSRLVSRGDVFESLGASALQRFLDALAQPGQLGRLKLLAASALLGWSAAEIEASSSAQWDQLAAELSTLAERLPKLGLTAALAHLQGTEGLARLSLRGRALADVQQAAELVQEQMHRQGLGAQAAADWLRRLRLEENRDTPEAHLCRSDAAEAAIAVVTVHRSKGLEYPLVICPYLWKGSSKASKRLGRRWSSCGQPQLDLHLNPHWGVGRLAAQQDQQAQIAEAERLAYVACTRAQHLLVLGWPGADQADPGNPLGSWLDERETELPLERIQASAEIHRPWRPEPAEGVLSLGPRPKRSLDSSWGRASYSAWAHSQVSLPPEQQEEGRDTDALGDGFAQALLEEGNAAQPTTSWPELGPLAHFPRGSGPGDALHRILERLDYGAVARGERQEADAVIEQELQRAGLGGESCEGLFEGLQQLMLTPLGGPLGACRLGDLKAGSWLNEMNFDLPLATGEGEVRLVRSSGLAQTFASHPGGRFGGSYAKTLQSLEVASRGFLTGSIDLLFCWEGRWWVTDWKSNWLGQRDRLGSVTHCGPNDYLEPAMETLMASSHYPLQAHLYLVALHRYLLWRLPNYDPAQHLGGYAYVFLRGVPGPTPDPTAPTPGVLVDQPSLDRVLALDALLREGQP from the coding sequence ATGACCCGGGCCGCCTTTGACGCCAACGGCTTCAGCCTGGCGCCGGGGATCCGGCTGCTGGAGGCCAGCGCCGGCACCGGCAAGACCTTCGCCCTGGCTCACCTGGTGCTGCGGCTGCTCAGCGAGGGACGGCGCCCCCTCGAAGTGGAGGAGTTGCTGGTGGTGACCTTCACCGATGCCGCCGCCGCCGAACTGCGGGACCGCATTGCCCGCCGCCTGCAGGAGGCCCTGGTCCTGCTCGATCGCGCCAACCCCGAGGCCGACGAACCGCTGCAGCAGTGGCGCTTAGCCCTACAGGCCGATCAGGTCATCGCGATCAAGGGCCGCTTGCTCTTGGCCCTGGAGCGACTGGATCGCGCCGACATCACCACCATCCACGGCTTCTGCCGCCGGACCCTGCAGCGCCACGCCCTCGAGGCCGGCCTTGGCCCGGATGTCGCCCTGGAGAGCCAGGGGCGCGAGCGGAGACAAGAGCTGGTCCATGACTACTGGCAGCAGCAGGTGCTTCCCCTGCCGCCCCATCTGCTGGCGGGCCTGCAGAGCCAACAGGTCAACCCTGAGCAGCTGGTGAACCTGCTGGGCAGCCTTGATGGCGACCCGGCCCTCCAGCTCGCCCCCCTGCCCGAGGGCTGGAGCACGGACCTGACCCTGGCGGAGCAACTCGCTCCCCATTGGAGCCGCGTTTGGCAGCAGTTCCAGGCGGAGTGGGAGGCCCGCAGCGAGGACCTCGAGGAGGAGTTCGCCGCGGCCGCCGTGGAACTCAAGAGCCTGGGGGTCAAGTACGCCCCCTACCGGCTCAAGGCCAAACCCGACCGCCTGAACCGCGTTCAGACCTGGCTCTCCCAACTGGAGGCACCCGCCGGCTACGACGCCCTGCTTCAGCAGGAGGAGCTCAAGAAGTACTTCCACCCGGGCCCCTTCACCAAGGCGGCGGCCCCGGCCCACGGCGATCAGGTCTCCTTGCCCCAGGCCCCCCTGCTCCAGGCCATCGCCGCGGTGGTGGAGGGGCCTGCCGAGCTAGCCCTGCTGCACTTCTGCCACTGGGGGCGCGCCGAGCTGCAACGCCGCCGGGAGCGCAGCGGCGAGATCAGCTTCGGCCAACTGCTCGAGCAACTCGATCCGGGCCCGGAGCCCCGCGAGCCCTCGCCCCTGCTGCAGGCGGTCTCCCGCCGCTACCGGGCCGCCCTGATCGATGAGTTTCAAGACACCGACCCGATCCAGTGGCGGATCCTCAAGCGGGCCTTTGCCCAGGAGCCCAGCCGGCACCTGCTGGTGATGGTGGGCGATCCCAAGCAGGCGATCTACCGCTTCCGCGGCGGAGAGCTGCAGACCTACCGCCAGGCGGCCGCCGAGGCCGATGGCCGCTTTGGCCTGTTCGAGAACCGCCGCTCGAGCACAGCACTAGTGGCGGGCCTGAACGCCCTGATGCAACCCGGGTTGATCCAGAGCGCACTGGAGGTGCCCCAGGTGCTGGCAAAGGCCAACAAGGGACAGCTGGAGTGCCCCGGCAACCCAGCGCCGCTGCAGCTGCTGGAGCTGGATCCAAGCCAGGGGCTCGAGGCCCAGGTGGCTGGCCTCTGCCAGGACGTGCTGAGCCAAGGGCTCGTGCTCAACGGCCGGCCGATCGACCCGGGCGACCTCTGTCTGCTGGTCAGCCGCCACGAGCAGGCTGAGGCCCTGCGGGCCGCCCTGGAGCGCCGGCAGATCCCAAGCCGTCTGGTCAGCCGCGGCGATGTCTTTGAAAGCCTCGGGGCCAGTGCCCTGCAGCGTTTCCTGGATGCCCTGGCCCAACCCGGCCAACTGGGGCGCTTGAAATTGCTGGCGGCCTCGGCCCTGCTGGGCTGGTCCGCCGCCGAGATCGAGGCCAGCAGCTCCGCCCAGTGGGATCAGCTCGCGGCCGAATTGAGCACCCTGGCGGAACGTCTACCCAAACTCGGCTTAACCGCGGCCTTGGCTCACCTGCAGGGGACCGAGGGCCTGGCACGGCTCTCCCTACGGGGCCGGGCCCTGGCGGATGTGCAGCAGGCCGCCGAGCTGGTGCAGGAGCAGATGCACCGCCAGGGCCTGGGGGCCCAGGCGGCCGCGGACTGGCTCAGGCGACTGCGCCTCGAGGAAAACCGGGACACCCCCGAGGCCCATCTCTGCCGCAGCGATGCCGCCGAAGCCGCCATCGCCGTGGTGACCGTGCACCGCAGCAAGGGATTGGAGTACCCCCTGGTGATCTGCCCCTACCTCTGGAAGGGCAGCAGCAAAGCCAGCAAGCGCCTGGGCCGGCGCTGGAGCTCCTGCGGGCAACCCCAACTGGACCTGCACCTCAATCCCCACTGGGGCGTGGGCCGGCTCGCCGCCCAACAGGACCAGCAGGCGCAAATCGCTGAGGCGGAACGGCTGGCCTACGTCGCCTGCACCCGCGCCCAACACCTGCTGGTACTGGGCTGGCCCGGAGCGGATCAGGCCGACCCCGGCAACCCCCTGGGCAGCTGGTTAGACGAGCGCGAGACGGAGCTACCACTTGAGCGGATCCAGGCGTCTGCAGAGATTCACCGGCCCTGGCGGCCGGAGCCCGCCGAGGGAGTACTGAGCCTGGGCCCCCGTCCCAAGCGCTCCCTCGACAGCAGTTGGGGCAGGGCCAGCTACTCCGCCTGGGCCCACTCCCAGGTGAGCCTGCCGCCGGAGCAGCAGGAGGAGGGCCGTGACACCGATGCCTTGGGCGATGGCTTTGCGCAAGCCCTGCTGGAGGAGGGCAACGCAGCCCAGCCGACGACGTCCTGGCCCGAGCTGGGCCCCCTCGCCCATTTTCCCCGGGGTTCGGGCCCTGGCGATGCCCTGCACCGCATCCTCGAGCGCCTCGACTACGGCGCCGTGGCCCGCGGGGAACGGCAGGAGGCCGATGCGGTGATCGAGCAGGAACTGCAGCGGGCCGGCCTGGGGGGCGAGTCCTGCGAAGGCCTTTTCGAGGGTCTCCAGCAACTGATGCTTACGCCCCTGGGCGGCCCCCTGGGCGCCTGCCGGCTGGGGGACCTGAAGGCCGGGTCTTGGCTCAATGAGATGAACTTCGATCTCCCCTTGGCGACCGGAGAAGGGGAGGTCCGTCTGGTGCGCAGCAGCGGCCTGGCCCAGACCTTCGCCAGTCACCCCGGCGGCCGCTTTGGAGGGAGCTATGCCAAAACGCTGCAGAGCCTGGAGGTGGCCAGCCGGGGCTTCCTGACCGGCTCAATCGACCTGCTCTTCTGCTGGGAGGGCCGCTGGTGGGTGACGGACTGGAAGAGCAATTGGCTCGGTCAGCGCGATCGTCTCGGCAGCGTCACCCATTGCGGCCCCAACGACTACCTCGAGCCGGCGATGGAGACCCTGATGGCGAGCAGCCACTACCCGCTGCAGGCCCACCTGTACCTGGTGGCCCTGCACCGCTACCTGCTCTGGCGGCTACCGAACTACGACCCCGCCCAACACCTGGGGGGCTACGCCTACGTCTTCCTGCGGGGGGTGCCCGGCCCCACCCCCGATCCCACCGCCCCCACGCCAGGGGTGCTGGTGGATCAACCCAGCCTCGATCGGGTCCTCGCCCTAGATGCCCTGCTGCGGGAGGGCCAACCATGA
- the recD gene encoding exodeoxyribonuclease V subunit alpha produces MSNLSAAVLDSLQRLLPPQRGSALLQPMVQALIEALEQGELGLDLRGPQPDGVPPEDWPAAAVSALEEAGWLAGPEAPIVQDGLVLRWRRWHEQLQHCLSALEQRAQRRRPLQESERKAALAAAAQAGLDPRQCQAVSAALGQDLVLLTGGPGTGKTSTVVQMLAACLHQTPSLRIHLAAPTGKAAARLASSVSHGSQGLDPTLQSLPSSTLHRLLEAQGELRFGRNRRHPLELDLLVVDELSMVDLPLMAALLEALPAEARLLLVGDANQLPPVGTGALLEELCRPERLSLLGAAAVELRTTYRNDGAIAELAEQLRQQPNAVQGDLLAALQPSLQALTASDNVSWLEASSRSLPTPLLEALQQHAAALRQRCQALEWQGGRPSSEQSDALLAQLEELVVLSPLRLGPWGVEAVHRALLGDLAKSGPLHWPPGTPVLNRLNRADQGLANGDIGVVVQHHSERRVLMPGQRLLHPAQLSGAEPAFALTVHKSQGSQYRTVLFLLPANRALDPRLIYTGLTRAQRQATLITPVGAAKKPT; encoded by the coding sequence ATGAGCAACCTGAGCGCCGCAGTCCTCGACAGCCTCCAGCGGCTGCTGCCGCCCCAGCGCGGCAGTGCCCTTCTGCAGCCCATGGTGCAGGCCCTAATCGAGGCACTCGAACAAGGCGAGCTGGGGCTTGATCTACGGGGCCCACAGCCCGATGGAGTCCCCCCTGAGGACTGGCCCGCTGCTGCGGTCTCGGCCCTGGAGGAGGCCGGCTGGCTCGCGGGCCCGGAAGCACCGATCGTTCAAGACGGACTGGTGCTGCGCTGGAGACGCTGGCATGAGCAACTCCAGCACTGCCTCAGCGCCCTGGAGCAGCGCGCCCAACGCCGGCGCCCCCTGCAGGAAAGCGAGCGGAAAGCGGCCCTGGCCGCGGCGGCGCAAGCGGGCCTGGACCCACGCCAATGCCAAGCCGTCTCAGCGGCCCTGGGGCAGGACCTGGTGCTGCTCACCGGCGGCCCGGGCACCGGCAAGACCTCAACCGTTGTGCAGATGTTGGCCGCCTGCCTGCACCAGACACCGTCGCTGCGGATTCACCTGGCGGCACCAACGGGGAAAGCTGCAGCCCGCCTGGCGAGCTCCGTCAGTCACGGCAGCCAGGGTCTCGATCCAACGCTTCAGAGCCTCCCCAGCAGCACCCTGCACCGTCTGCTGGAGGCCCAGGGGGAGCTGCGCTTTGGCCGCAATCGCCGCCATCCCCTGGAGCTGGATCTGCTGGTGGTCGATGAACTGTCGATGGTTGATTTGCCGCTGATGGCAGCTCTGCTGGAGGCCTTACCGGCGGAGGCGCGACTGCTGCTCGTCGGCGACGCCAACCAACTGCCGCCCGTTGGAACCGGAGCTTTACTGGAAGAGCTCTGCCGGCCGGAGCGACTCAGCCTGCTGGGGGCAGCCGCCGTCGAATTGCGCACCACCTACCGCAACGACGGCGCGATCGCCGAGCTGGCCGAGCAACTCCGGCAACAGCCGAATGCAGTGCAGGGGGACCTGCTCGCCGCCCTGCAACCCAGCCTCCAGGCCCTGACCGCCAGCGACAACGTGAGCTGGCTCGAGGCCTCCAGCCGCAGCCTGCCAACACCCCTGCTGGAGGCGCTGCAACAGCACGCCGCGGCCCTGCGTCAACGCTGCCAAGCCCTGGAGTGGCAAGGGGGAAGACCCAGCAGCGAACAAAGCGACGCCCTGCTGGCCCAACTGGAGGAACTGGTGGTGCTCAGTCCCCTCCGCCTCGGGCCCTGGGGGGTGGAGGCGGTGCACCGCGCTCTGCTGGGCGACCTCGCCAAAAGCGGTCCCCTGCACTGGCCCCCAGGCACCCCAGTCCTCAATCGCCTCAACCGCGCCGACCAAGGCCTTGCCAATGGCGACATCGGTGTCGTCGTTCAACACCACTCGGAGCGCCGGGTCTTGATGCCGGGCCAGCGGCTCCTGCACCCGGCGCAGCTCAGTGGAGCGGAGCCGGCCTTTGCGCTGACGGTGCATAAGTCCCAGGGCAGCCAATACAGAACCGTGCTGTTCCTGCTGCCGGCGAACCGGGCTCTGGATCCGCGCCTGATCTACACCGGCCTGACCCGCGCGCAACGGCAGGCCACCTTGATCACACCGGTGGGCGCAGCCAAGAAACCGACCTAG
- a CDS encoding phosphomannose isomerase type II C-terminal cupin domain codes for MAEPGIVQRPWGWFETIGSGQGYLVKRLCIQAGHRLSLQRHQHRLEHWIVVSGSGQLECDGTSIEAEAGTTLLVPCGAVHRAAATDENLLIVEVQRGEHLSEEDIERLADDYQRVKC; via the coding sequence ATGGCGGAGCCAGGCATCGTTCAGCGGCCGTGGGGCTGGTTCGAAACCATCGGTTCCGGTCAGGGATACCTGGTGAAACGGCTCTGCATCCAGGCCGGCCACCGCCTCAGCCTGCAGCGCCACCAACACCGGCTGGAGCACTGGATCGTGGTCAGTGGTTCCGGTCAGCTGGAATGCGATGGAACCTCAATCGAGGCGGAGGCCGGCACCACCCTGCTGGTGCCCTGCGGTGCGGTGCACCGGGCTGCCGCAACGGATGAGAACCTGCTGATCGTTGAAGTCCAACGGGGCGAACACCTCAGCGAGGAGGACATTGAGCGCCTCGCTGACGACTACCAAAGGGTCAAGTGTTAG
- a CDS encoding RNA recognition motif domain-containing protein, with translation MTIYVGNLSFQAEQEDLLDLFSQYGEVSKCSLPLDRETGRKRGFAFVEMANDADEQKAIDDLQNVEWMGRMIRVNKATPREGGGGGGGRGGYGGGGGGGGGNRGGGGGYGGGGGGRGGYGGGGGGGYGGGGGGGYGGGGDNRW, from the coding sequence ATGACCATTTACGTTGGAAACCTCTCGTTCCAAGCTGAACAAGAGGATTTGCTTGACCTGTTCAGCCAGTACGGCGAGGTCAGCAAGTGCAGCCTGCCTCTCGATCGTGAGACTGGCCGCAAGCGCGGCTTCGCTTTCGTCGAAATGGCGAACGATGCTGACGAACAAAAAGCCATCGACGATCTTCAGAACGTCGAGTGGATGGGTCGCATGATCCGCGTCAACAAAGCAACCCCCCGCGAAGGCGGCGGCGGTGGCGGCGGTCGCGGCGGCTACGGCGGCGGCGGCGGCGGCGGCGGCGGTAACCGTGGCGGTGGCGGCGGCTACGGCGGCGGCGGCGGCGGCCGTGGTGGCTACGGCGGCGGTGGCGGCGGTGGCTACGGCGGTGGTGGCGGCGGCGGCTACGGCGGCGGCGGCGACAACCGCTGGTGA